The following proteins are co-located in the Methanobrevibacter sp. genome:
- a CDS encoding CatA-like O-acetyltransferase — protein sequence MKEIEFDLDGNPFINFLSARYAMNARINVEKLWNWCHENNKSFFIMSLGCLMNSVNSVSELKRRIINEKAIEYDYLDGVCPIMGENNSSYHEMRVKTPQEFSDIIKWHDYVKDLSKDILNGKKEGFTVEMEKRDLENIANFSCIPWVDFDMVTTCTVEGQAIQPLITWGKVNENYEMSISITVSHIFVHGRELGYFYENAQKEFDKF from the coding sequence ATGAAAGAAATCGAATTTGATTTGGATGGAAATCCCTTTATTAATTTTTTATCTGCCCGTTATGCAATGAATGCCAGAATCAATGTGGAAAAATTATGGAATTGGTGTCATGAAAACAATAAATCATTTTTTATAATGAGTCTTGGTTGCTTAATGAATTCCGTTAATTCAGTTAGTGAACTTAAAAGAAGAATAATTAATGAAAAAGCAATTGAATATGACTATCTTGACGGAGTATGTCCAATAATGGGTGAAAACAATTCTAGTTATCATGAAATGAGAGTCAAAACGCCACAAGAATTCAGTGATATTATAAAATGGCATGATTATGTAAAAGACCTCTCAAAAGATATTTTAAATGGTAAAAAGGAAGGATTTACAGTTGAGATGGAAAAGAGGGATTTGGAAAATATTGCAAACTTCTCATGTATCCCCTGGGTTGATTTCGATATGGTTACTACCTGTACTGTTGAAGGACAGGCCATTCAACCGTTGATTACATGGGGAAAAGTAAATGAAAATTATGAGATGAGCATTTCAATTACAGTCAGCCATATTTTTGTCCATGGCAGAGAATTAGGATATTTTTATGAAAATGCTCAAAAGGAATTTGATAAATTTTAA
- a CDS encoding putative quinol monooxygenase has protein sequence MDFILVLAKIQPKEGCRDSIIELSEELVYESLLEEGNIDYQLLKSSKDDALTFVEKWESKEYLRKHMASPHFLNFNSDSEEFIKSSDIQIIEATKTEF, from the coding sequence ATGGATTTTATACTTGTATTAGCTAAAATTCAACCTAAAGAAGGATGCCGCGACAGTATCATAGAACTGTCTGAAGAATTGGTTTATGAATCTTTACTTGAGGAAGGTAATATTGATTATCAATTATTAAAATCCAGTAAGGATGATGCATTAACATTTGTTGAAAAATGGGAATCAAAAGAATATCTCAGAAAACATATGGCTTCACCGCATTTCTTAAACTTCAATTCTGATTCTGAAGAATTTATAAAAAGCAGTGATATCCAAATTATTGAAGCTACCAAAACCGAATTCTAA
- a CDS encoding ketopantoate reductase family protein, with translation MNILVIGSGAVGIGLAASILSQKANVSIYARGETAKKIREDGIKRIGLFKHYAFSKDDITVYDNYSKIPKNTFDYVFITSKTTSNEDISQKLNENKEILKENFKIIIFQNGFGNDEYYLRYFDKKNVFSARVITGFRRPERNISEITVYTEPILIGSLQKENPKQLQIIADMITSSGIKCELTNDIDKYLWAKMLYNCTLNPLGAILNVNYGKLTENDYTIELMNKIITEIFNVIKASGYSTLWNEPEEYRDIFYSKLVPDTYNHFSSTHQDIQKKIKTEIDSLTGKVIELGEENNVDVSTNKIIYNLIKAIESEF, from the coding sequence ATGAATATTTTAGTTATAGGTTCTGGAGCTGTGGGAATTGGACTTGCCGCATCCATATTATCACAAAAAGCCAATGTCTCTATTTATGCAAGGGGCGAAACTGCAAAAAAAATTCGTGAAGACGGAATTAAAAGAATAGGATTATTCAAACATTATGCATTTTCAAAGGACGACATTACTGTATATGACAATTATTCAAAAATTCCAAAAAATACGTTCGATTATGTGTTCATCACATCAAAAACCACATCCAATGAAGATATTTCACAAAAACTAAATGAAAACAAAGAAATCTTAAAGGAAAACTTTAAAATCATAATATTCCAGAACGGATTTGGAAATGATGAATACTATTTAAGATACTTTGATAAAAAAAATGTATTCAGCGCACGTGTAATTACAGGATTTAGACGGCCTGAAAGAAATATCAGTGAAATTACCGTTTATACAGAACCCATTTTAATCGGATCACTTCAAAAAGAAAATCCAAAACAACTTCAAATAATAGCCGATATGATAACTTCATCAGGGATTAAATGTGAACTTACAAATGACATAGACAAATATTTATGGGCAAAAATGCTTTATAATTGCACATTAAATCCGCTGGGCGCCATTTTAAATGTGAATTATGGAAAACTTACAGAAAATGATTATACAATTGAACTAATGAACAAAATCATAACTGAAATATTTAATGTAATAAAAGCCTCCGGTTATTCGACCCTTTGGAATGAACCGGAAGAATATCGGGATATATTCTACTCAAAACTTGTGCCCGACACATATAACCATTTTTCATCAACCCATCAAGATATTCAAAAGAAAATAAAAACAGAAATCGATTCTTTAACTGGAAAAGTCATTGAACTTGGTGAGGAAAACAATGTTGATGTAAGTACAAATAAAATTATCTATAACCTAATTAAAGCTATTGAAAGTGAATTTTGA
- a CDS encoding Na+/H+ antiporter NhaC family protein yields the protein MNINNNMKLGLVAAVSIIAFFVLSLFISQAPADGDNAIRFGILTILPPLVAIGLAFITKETVLSLFMGVFVGEFMLCVNDLNIISTAINAFLQLGSQVISCMADPWNAGIILQCLLIGGIIQLVTKMGGAKALADTFAKKADTPRKAQLVTWFLGLCVFFDDYANSLIVGPIMRPVMDKLKVSREKLAFVVDATAAPVAGIAIISTWIGLEVSLIAAGFQSIGVTNVTGFGIFLQTIPYRFYNIFILLFIVISAITLYEFGPMKKAEQAARKRKKDEEIIVPSAPGFDEIKPVEGIKLSIWNAIIPIGTLIIGALIAFYWSGYTAILGGEDQALIALMNTAPLSFNGIFTALSQSDASVALFQAALLASIVAIVMAVGERILSLEDAVSEWIGGMKTIVITGVILLLAWSLGGVIGEVGTASYLVGVLKNTLPQFIVPALIFILGALISFATGTAYGTMSILMPLAIPLAWAVSTGDMGFTIVSTSAVLTGAIFGDHCSPISDTTILSSMGSSCNHIDHVQTQIYYSIFIAVITVFLGYIPAGLGVPWYICIPIGVIVTIIGLRILGEKVDFDEVEG from the coding sequence ATGAATATTAATAATAATATGAAATTGGGTTTGGTTGCAGCTGTATCGATTATAGCTTTTTTTGTCTTATCCTTATTTATTTCCCAAGCACCTGCCGATGGTGATAATGCCATTCGCTTCGGTATTTTAACAATATTGCCGCCTCTTGTAGCTATTGGTTTAGCATTTATTACAAAGGAAACCGTATTGTCATTATTTATGGGGGTATTTGTTGGAGAGTTCATGTTATGTGTAAATGATTTAAATATTATTTCCACTGCAATTAATGCATTTCTGCAATTAGGTTCTCAAGTAATTTCTTGTATGGCGGATCCTTGGAATGCCGGTATTATTCTTCAATGTTTGCTTATTGGAGGTATTATCCAATTAGTAACAAAAATGGGTGGGGCAAAAGCTCTGGCAGATACATTTGCTAAGAAAGCTGATACTCCAAGAAAAGCTCAATTAGTCACTTGGTTTTTAGGATTATGTGTATTTTTTGACGATTATGCAAACTCTTTGATTGTTGGCCCTATTATGAGGCCAGTTATGGATAAACTTAAAGTATCTAGGGAAAAATTAGCATTTGTTGTAGACGCAACTGCTGCTCCGGTTGCAGGTATTGCTATTATTTCTACTTGGATTGGTTTGGAAGTCAGTTTAATCGCTGCAGGATTCCAGTCTATCGGCGTAACTAATGTTACTGGTTTCGGTATATTTTTACAGACCATTCCATATAGGTTTTACAATATTTTCATTTTACTTTTCATAGTTATTTCTGCAATAACATTATATGAATTTGGTCCGATGAAAAAAGCTGAACAAGCCGCACGTAAAAGGAAAAAAGATGAAGAAATCATTGTTCCTAGTGCTCCGGGTTTTGATGAAATCAAACCGGTTGAAGGAATCAAATTATCAATTTGGAATGCAATTATTCCTATTGGTACACTGATTATTGGTGCTCTTATTGCATTCTATTGGAGTGGATACACTGCTATTCTCGGTGGAGAAGATCAGGCTCTTATTGCACTTATGAACACTGCTCCTTTATCATTTAATGGTATTTTTACTGCATTATCACAATCCGATGCGTCTGTTGCTCTTTTCCAAGCCGCACTTCTTGCTTCTATAGTAGCTATTGTAATGGCTGTTGGTGAGAGAATACTCAGTCTTGAAGATGCTGTATCTGAATGGATTGGAGGTATGAAAACCATTGTTATTACCGGTGTAATCTTACTTCTCGCTTGGTCTTTAGGAGGAGTAATTGGTGAGGTTGGAACTGCTTCTTATTTAGTAGGTGTTTTAAAGAATACCTTGCCTCAATTTATTGTACCTGCATTAATCTTTATTTTAGGCGCTTTAATTTCATTTGCAACAGGTACTGCATACGGTACAATGAGTATCTTAATGCCTTTGGCTATTCCATTGGCCTGGGCAGTAAGTACCGGTGATATGGGATTCACTATTGTTTCTACAAGTGCAGTATTGACTGGTGCTATTTTTGGTGACCATTGTTCTCCGATTTCAGATACAACAATTCTTTCGTCTATGGGATCTAGTTGTAACCACATTGATCACGTTCAAACACAAATTTACTATTCAATCTTTATTGCTGTTATTACTGTTTTCTTAGGTTACATTCCTGCAGGTTTAGGAGTTCCATGGTACATTTGTATCCCGATTGGTGTAATTGTAACAATTATTGGACTTAGAATTTTAGGTGAAAAGGTAGACTTTGATGAAGTTGAGGGTTAA
- a CDS encoding DUF2284 domain-containing protein: MSEITKLTADVDVQEYYEEYVDFEKFSKLCIEEQELLGYNWNYPPFDFDVDELWNSYNKLKIIAFKIDFSKEELDHTFEERELEAILKRFERIKGRFMNEIYMLENEDSLGLYIGKCNLCMRCTRDFEMPCKMPVKMRYAIEGLGADIDRTIEDLFGYKILYAHDGKLPEYLIFVGGLLYDKR; encoded by the coding sequence ATGTCTGAGATAACTAAACTCACTGCTGATGTTGATGTTCAAGAGTATTATGAGGAATATGTTGATTTTGAAAAGTTTTCAAAACTCTGTATAGAAGAACAGGAACTCTTGGGATATAACTGGAATTATCCTCCATTTGATTTTGATGTAGACGAGTTGTGGAACTCATATAATAAACTTAAGATTATTGCTTTTAAAATTGATTTTTCAAAAGAGGAATTGGATCATACTTTTGAAGAAAGAGAATTGGAAGCTATTTTAAAAAGGTTTGAACGTATTAAAGGCAGATTTATGAATGAAATCTACATGCTTGAAAATGAAGACTCTTTAGGATTATACATTGGGAAATGTAATTTATGTATGAGATGTACAAGAGATTTTGAAATGCCTTGTAAAATGCCTGTTAAAATGAGATATGCTATAGAAGGACTTGGTGCGGATATAGATAGAACTATTGAAGATTTGTTTGGATATAAAATTCTTTATGCTCATGATGGTAAATTACCGGAATATTTGATATTTGTTGGTGGTTTGCTGTATGATAAAAGATAG
- the cca gene encoding CCA tRNA nucleotidyltransferase, translating to MDYNLILKDIKPTIDETNQIGEVSSEIIDFLQNLCDDDNLNAKVNLVGSVAKNTALKGKSDIDIFIAFPLETDKYYLKKMGLDLAHKCCENFNSTPEHHFASHPYVTAHINGYEVDIVPCYAIDNGSQIKSAVDRTILHTRYVKANLGKNQENEVLLLKRFMAMTGVYGSEFKTGGFAGYLCELLIINYGTFENTLKKAIHWQYGHSIDLESYDTSKNFNDPLIVIDPTDRNRNVGAALRLDKLAEFIQSARNYLFSDNKKDYFYPLNRNLNKNDIINELELRNSDVIAIKFNIPDIPLDTLHPQLRKTTEALARKLNEDEFNVFKADYWSDEVSDCVILLEMASSNLNDIKINIGPKVFFNKACENFAEKYGRENCYIQNDFLVHTQKRDFNNALSLVEYIFTREHIGLIKVGKNLKNNIINTFEFISIDEINNDEFLEFLDDFINPGQHIVR from the coding sequence ATGGATTATAATTTAATTTTAAAAGATATAAAACCTACAATAGATGAAACAAACCAGATTGGTGAAGTTTCATCTGAAATTATTGATTTTTTACAGAACCTGTGTGACGATGATAATTTAAATGCTAAGGTAAATCTGGTAGGTTCGGTTGCAAAAAACACAGCGCTTAAAGGAAAATCTGACATAGACATTTTCATTGCTTTTCCCCTTGAAACTGATAAATATTATTTAAAAAAAATGGGTCTTGATTTGGCCCATAAATGTTGTGAAAACTTCAATAGCACTCCAGAACATCATTTTGCATCACATCCTTATGTTACTGCCCACATTAATGGATATGAAGTGGATATAGTACCTTGCTATGCAATTGATAACGGAAGCCAGATTAAATCTGCAGTGGATAGGACAATTTTACATACACGTTATGTAAAAGCAAATTTAGGCAAAAATCAGGAAAATGAAGTTTTACTCCTCAAACGGTTCATGGCAATGACTGGAGTATATGGTTCTGAATTTAAAACCGGAGGATTTGCTGGTTATTTATGTGAATTATTAATTATTAATTATGGCACTTTTGAAAACACTCTAAAAAAAGCTATCCATTGGCAATATGGTCATAGCATTGATTTGGAAAGTTATGACACATCAAAAAATTTCAATGACCCGTTGATAGTGATTGATCCAACTGACAGGAATAGAAATGTGGGAGCTGCTTTAAGATTGGACAAACTGGCAGAATTTATTCAATCAGCCCGTAATTATTTATTTTCAGATAATAAAAAAGATTATTTTTATCCATTGAATAGAAATTTAAATAAAAATGATATTATTAATGAACTTGAATTAAGAAATAGTGATGTTATAGCTATCAAGTTTAATATTCCCGATATTCCTCTTGATACTCTGCATCCTCAGCTTAGAAAAACAACCGAAGCTCTTGCCCGCAAATTAAATGAGGATGAGTTTAATGTTTTTAAAGCAGATTATTGGAGTGATGAAGTATCCGATTGTGTAATTTTACTTGAAATGGCTTCATCAAATCTCAATGATATTAAAATAAACATAGGTCCCAAAGTTTTCTTTAATAAGGCCTGTGAAAACTTTGCAGAAAAATATGGTCGTGAAAACTGCTATATTCAAAATGACTTTTTAGTCCACACGCAAAAAAGGGATTTTAATAATGCTTTAAGTTTGGTAGAATATATCTTTACCCGGGAGCATATTGGTCTAATAAAAGTTGGAAAAAACCTTAAAAACAATATAATCAATACATTTGAGTTTATCAGTATTGATGAGATTAATAATGATGAATTTTTAGAATTTTTAGATGATTTTATAAATCCCGGACAGCACATCGTAAGGTGA
- a CDS encoding PD-(D/E)XK nuclease family protein produces MKLSKSKVNTYLKCPLEFKFQYIDEIDVPQNKFMALGSDVHLVAERFAEKFGDDLAEVNIENELLKIAHEEDIGYDLTEHLDNLGSFFNKAFVENDFKLYSQEEYLFDEKNRFSGICDIILEDENGELIVIDYKTSKSSSFSKYRRELCYYKLLVENVYGKNVSRVGIFFTKNGRLRLLKVCNEDNKRKYLNDSEIQNAIDTLHEVRNEINSGNFTAKRQFLCKYCTYKHLCDEY; encoded by the coding sequence ATGAAATTATCAAAATCAAAAGTTAACACCTATCTTAAATGTCCCCTTGAGTTTAAATTTCAATATATAGATGAGATTGATGTTCCTCAGAATAAGTTCATGGCGCTTGGAAGCGATGTTCATTTGGTAGCTGAGAGGTTTGCTGAGAAATTCGGCGATGATTTGGCTGAAGTTAATATTGAAAATGAACTTTTAAAAATAGCTCATGAGGAAGACATTGGATATGATTTAACTGAACATCTTGATAATTTAGGTTCTTTTTTTAATAAAGCGTTTGTTGAAAATGACTTTAAACTATATTCACAGGAGGAATATCTCTTTGATGAAAAAAATCGCTTTTCAGGAATCTGTGATATTATTCTAGAAGATGAAAACGGAGAATTAATCGTAATTGATTATAAAACTTCAAAATCAAGTTCTTTTTCAAAATATCGTCGTGAACTTTGCTATTATAAACTGCTTGTTGAAAATGTTTACGGAAAAAATGTTTCACGTGTAGGAATATTTTTTACTAAAAACGGCCGTTTGAGATTACTTAAAGTATGTAATGAAGACAACAAGCGCAAGTATTTAAATGATAGTGAAATTCAAAATGCTATAGACACACTTCATGAAGTTAGAAATGAAATAAACAGCGGAAATTTCACTGCAAAAAGACAATTTTTATGCAAATACTGCACATATAAACATCTTTGTGACGAATATTGA
- the npdG gene encoding NADPH-dependent F420 reductase produces the protein MIVSIIGGTGPQGLGIAERLAIAGVEVIVGSRKEDKALDVVAKAKEELADYDLNMKGMANEDAAKEGDVLIITVPLAAQKPTVEGIKEFCKDKIVMDATVPLETAIGGKPFRFIDLMEGSAAERTASILEGTGAKVICAFCNISNSHLSNIPEDIDCDCLIAGDDKESKEIAAEIIDKIPGIKTIDCGILEKARIIEKITPLLIGLNIKYRSHYGGLRITGIPALDKE, from the coding sequence ATGATTGTAAGTATTATTGGAGGAACAGGACCTCAAGGACTTGGAATTGCAGAAAGATTAGCTATCGCTGGTGTTGAAGTTATTGTAGGTTCTAGAAAAGAAGACAAAGCATTAGATGTTGTCGCAAAAGCTAAGGAAGAATTAGCAGATTATGACTTAAATATGAAAGGTATGGCAAATGAAGATGCAGCAAAAGAAGGGGACGTATTAATAATCACTGTACCGCTAGCAGCTCAAAAGCCAACAGTAGAGGGAATCAAAGAATTCTGTAAAGACAAGATTGTTATGGATGCAACAGTACCTCTTGAAACAGCAATCGGCGGAAAACCGTTTAGATTCATTGATCTAATGGAAGGTTCTGCTGCTGAGAGAACTGCTTCAATTCTTGAAGGCACTGGTGCGAAGGTAATCTGCGCATTCTGTAACATTTCAAACTCACACCTTTCAAACATTCCAGAAGACATTGACTGTGATTGTTTAATTGCAGGTGATGACAAGGAATCTAAAGAAATCGCAGCAGAAATCATTGATAAGATACCAGGTATAAAAACTATTGATTGCGGTATTTTAGAAAAAGCACGCATAATTGAGAAAATCACCCCATTGTTAATAGGATTAAACATCAAATACAGATCCCATTATGGTGGTTTGAGAATTACAGGAATTCCGGCTTTGGATAAAGAATAG
- a CDS encoding Mrp/NBP35 family ATP-binding protein has translation MAEHGHGHHGHGGQMTPEQQRQMIEQELRLAKNLGQIKHKIVVMSGKGGVGKSTVAANIAETLQKLGYKTGILDADIHGPNVPKMLGIELYGESFNEYQFNVFKEVTEEGLENQNFEDDEEKLAFIESKKEEYKHAMFPVEAPSGLKVMSMAFLLDSIDRPIIWRGPQKTGAIKQLISDAHWGSLDYLIIDNPPGTGDEPLTVLQTIPDADAVIMVTTPNIVSQEDVLKCVKMVEMMNIKKIGLIENMAYYVCPHCGEKLNIFGEGNGKKFAEEMEITYLGDLPIEENVSDAPNKEGSISTINPDDVVSKRFIEIVEDIQNEFIKE, from the coding sequence ATGGCAGAACATGGACACGGTCATCATGGTCACGGAGGTCAGATGACACCTGAACAGCAAAGACAGATGATAGAGCAAGAGTTAAGACTTGCTAAAAATTTAGGACAAATCAAGCATAAAATTGTTGTTATGAGCGGTAAAGGTGGAGTTGGAAAATCTACCGTAGCAGCAAACATTGCTGAAACCTTACAGAAATTAGGTTATAAAACAGGTATTTTGGATGCTGATATACACGGTCCTAACGTCCCTAAAATGTTAGGTATTGAATTATACGGCGAATCTTTTAATGAATATCAGTTTAATGTATTTAAAGAAGTTACTGAAGAAGGACTTGAAAATCAGAATTTTGAAGATGATGAGGAAAAATTAGCATTTATCGAATCTAAAAAAGAGGAATATAAACATGCAATGTTTCCTGTAGAAGCTCCTAGCGGTCTTAAGGTAATGTCTATGGCATTTTTACTAGACAGTATTGATAGGCCTATTATTTGGAGAGGTCCTCAAAAAACCGGTGCCATAAAACAGTTAATTTCTGATGCCCACTGGGGATCACTTGATTATTTAATTATTGATAACCCTCCCGGAACCGGTGATGAGCCATTGACAGTTTTACAGACTATTCCTGATGCAGATGCAGTTATTATGGTAACCACCCCTAATATCGTATCTCAGGAAGATGTTTTAAAATGTGTAAAAATGGTTGAAATGATGAACATTAAAAAGATAGGTCTTATTGAAAATATGGCTTATTACGTTTGCCCACATTGCGGAGAAAAACTCAACATATTCGGTGAAGGCAACGGTAAGAAATTTGCAGAAGAAATGGAAATTACTTATTTAGGCGATTTGCCGATTGAAGAAAATGTTTCTGATGCACCAAATAAAGAAGGATCTATTTCAACAATTAATCCTGATGATGTGGTTTCAAAAAGATTTATTGAGATTGTTGAAGATATCCAAAACGAGTTTATTAAGGAGTAG
- a CDS encoding flavodoxin family protein: MKIVALQASPRKGGNCDVLMDEMIKGIEENGGEVTKYYLEKEEIAPCKACMYCAENPECVRDDDGNKILDEMIEADGVIFATPIYYGQMSAQGKLIIDRFYGIGQNPDKSLSGKAALIFTENQPEHTYDTYIELTKASPFGFMGYDVIGHVDAGSAGPAGIVADEQPDKLKEAYELGLKF, from the coding sequence ATGAAAATTGTAGCACTTCAAGCAAGTCCTCGTAAAGGCGGAAACTGTGATGTTTTAATGGATGAAATGATTAAAGGCATTGAAGAAAATGGCGGGGAAGTAACCAAATATTACCTTGAAAAAGAAGAGATTGCACCATGTAAGGCATGTATGTACTGTGCTGAAAATCCTGAATGTGTCCGTGACGATGACGGAAACAAGATTTTAGATGAAATGATTGAAGCTGACGGAGTAATATTTGCAACTCCTATTTATTATGGTCAGATGAGTGCACAGGGTAAATTAATCATTGACCGCTTCTACGGCATTGGTCAAAATCCTGATAAAAGCTTGTCTGGAAAAGCAGCATTAATATTTACTGAAAATCAGCCTGAACACACATACGATACTTACATCGAACTTACTAAAGCTTCTCCATTCGGATTCATGGGTTATGATGTAATCGGCCATGTTGATGCAGGCAGTGCAGGTCCGGCAGGCATCGTTGCTGATGAACAGCCTGACAAATTAAAAGAAGCTTATGAACTTGGTTTAAAATTCTAA
- the msrA gene encoding peptide-methionine (S)-S-oxide reductase MsrA, protein MFTNQQIIYLAGGCFWGVEAFISRLKGVNQTEVGYANGNDLTPTYEKVCSGKTGHAETVKVTYNPEIISLEEILENFYKIIDPYSKNRQGPDVGTQYRSGIYWQENSQKETVLNFLKEKQKDAAKEIAIEASPIKCFYTAENYHQKYLEKNPNGYCHVDLNLIDDEEFDHLTKEEYEITQLGMTEPPFSGKYDDFFEDGVYVDVVNGEVLFSSEDKFDSGCGWPAFSKPVSDDVIIKNRDFSHGATRIEVRSAKSNSHLGHLFYDGPGGSPRFCINSAALKFIPKK, encoded by the coding sequence ATGTTCACCAATCAACAAATTATCTATTTAGCAGGAGGATGTTTCTGGGGTGTTGAAGCATTCATATCCAGATTAAAAGGAGTAAATCAAACCGAAGTCGGATATGCTAACGGTAATGATTTAACACCAACATATGAGAAGGTTTGCAGCGGCAAAACAGGCCATGCAGAAACTGTTAAAGTAACATACAATCCAGAAATAATCTCATTAGAGGAAATACTGGAAAATTTTTATAAAATAATTGACCCTTACAGTAAAAATCGCCAGGGGCCTGATGTTGGAACTCAATACAGATCAGGCATCTATTGGCAGGAAAATTCCCAAAAGGAGACTGTATTAAATTTCTTAAAAGAAAAACAAAAAGATGCCGCAAAAGAAATAGCTATTGAAGCCTCACCAATAAAATGCTTCTATACAGCTGAAAATTATCATCAAAAATATCTTGAAAAAAATCCCAACGGCTATTGTCATGTTGATTTAAATTTAATAGATGATGAAGAATTCGACCACTTAACCAAAGAGGAGTACGAAATAACACAACTTGGCATGACAGAACCACCATTTAGCGGAAAATATGATGATTTTTTTGAAGATGGTGTATATGTGGATGTTGTAAATGGTGAAGTTCTATTTTCTTCAGAAGACAAATTCGATTCAGGATGCGGCTGGCCTGCATTTTCAAAACCAGTATCCGATGATGTGATTATAAAAAACAGAGATTTTTCCCATGGCGCAACTCGTATAGAAGTTAGAAGTGCAAAATCCAATTCTCATTTGGGCCACCTGTTTTATGATGGGCCAGGAGGATCTCCAAGATTCTGTATAAACTCAGCTGCACTTAAATTCATACCAAAAAAATAA
- a CDS encoding FAD-dependent oxidoreductase yields MKVVIVGGGAGGISTASNIRKLSEDIEITVLTRDNKVAYSPCAIPYVLSGTIESFDDIVMKTPEDYKNKNIDVIIEAEVTAVDSDKKTVTYQKDGKEIVIDYDKLVLATGGNPFIPPMQGVELDGVFRIRNIDDGIRVQEAMKDAKSAIVTGAGLIGIEIAFALKKRGLNVILSEMLPQIVPRSLDKDMSDILVEYLEMEGIQVVLGKPITKLIGNGKVEKACFGDEDIYDADMVIMATGVRAELDLAEMAGCEIGRWAILVNDRMETSVEDVYAVGDCVESKDLILGSNTISQLGTTAVRESKTLARTICGKKSKFNPVLNSMVSKVGKLEFGAVGYTTSFAQQNRIRPVVQKVQALTRARYYPNAKPMDIKVICDGNGTIIGCQIIAEERVAERIDTMTLAITEGLTCFDLSNMEFAYAPPVSMVTDPLILAVEEVSKKFT; encoded by the coding sequence ATGAAAGTTGTTATTGTAGGTGGAGGAGCTGGTGGAATTTCTACGGCTTCAAATATTCGTAAATTAAGTGAAGACATTGAAATTACTGTTCTCACAAGAGATAATAAGGTTGCATATTCTCCATGTGCCATTCCTTATGTATTGTCCGGTACAATCGAATCCTTTGATGATATTGTAATGAAAACTCCTGAAGATTATAAAAATAAAAACATTGATGTTATTATTGAGGCAGAGGTAACTGCTGTTGATTCTGATAAAAAAACTGTTACCTATCAAAAAGATGGTAAGGAAATAGTTATTGATTATGATAAATTGGTTCTTGCAACTGGCGGAAATCCTTTTATTCCTCCAATGCAGGGTGTTGAGTTGGACGGTGTATTTAGAATACGCAACATCGATGACGGTATTAGAGTTCAGGAAGCAATGAAAGATGCTAAAAGTGCAATTGTCACCGGTGCAGGTTTAATCGGAATCGAAATTGCATTCGCTCTTAAAAAACGTGGATTAAATGTTATTTTAAGTGAGATGCTGCCTCAAATTGTTCCAAGATCTCTTGATAAGGACATGTCTGATATTTTAGTGGAATACCTTGAAATGGAAGGTATTCAAGTAGTTTTAGGAAAACCTATTACTAAATTAATTGGAAATGGAAAAGTCGAAAAGGCATGTTTCGGTGATGAAGACATCTACGATGCAGATATGGTCATTATGGCTACCGGTGTTAGAGCTGAATTGGATTTAGCTGAAATGGCAGGATGTGAAATTGGAAGATGGGCAATTCTTGTAAATGATAGGATGGAAACTTCAGTTGAAGATGTATATGCTGTTGGAGACTGTGTCGAATCTAAAGATTTAATCTTAGGTTCAAATACTATTTCACAGTTAGGTACAACTGCGGTTCGCGAATCTAAAACATTGGCACGTACAATCTGCGGTAAAAAATCCAAATTCAATCCTGTTTTAAACTCTATGGTTTCTAAAGTGGGCAAACTGGAATTTGGTGCAGTAGGATATACAACTAGCTTTGCACAGCAAAATAGAATCAGGCCTGTAGTGCAAAAGGTACAGGCACTTACAAGAGCCCGTTATTATCCGAATGCTAAGCCAATGGATATTAAGGTTATATGTGACGGTAATGGAACTATTATAGGTTGTCAAATCATAGCAGAAGAAAGAGTGGCCGAAAGAATTGATACAATGACCTTGGCAATTACTGAAGGTTTAACCTGTTTTGATTTAAGCAATATGGAATTTGCTTATGCACCACCAGTTTCAATGGTTACAGACCCATTAATACTTGCTGTTGAAGAAGTAAGTAAAAAATTCACTTAA